A DNA window from Nycticebus coucang isolate mNycCou1 chromosome 1, mNycCou1.pri, whole genome shotgun sequence contains the following coding sequences:
- the LOC128570592 gene encoding 60S ribosomal protein L17-like encodes MVRYSLDPENPTKSCKKRGPNLRVHFKNTCETAQAIKGMHIRKATKYLKDVTLKKQCVPFRRYNGGDGRCAQAKQWSWTQGQWPKKSAEFLLHMLKNAETNAELKGLDVDSLVIEHIQVNKATKICRRTYRAHGHINPYMSSPCHIELILHEKEQIVPKPEEEVAQKKKISQKKLKKQKLMA; translated from the coding sequence atggttcgctattcacttgacccagaaaaccccacaaagtcatgcaagAAAAGAGGCCCAAATCTtcgtgttcactttaagaacacatgtgaaactgcccaggccatcaagggtatgcatatacgaaaagccaccaagtatctgaaggatgtcaccttAAAGAAGCAATGTGTACCATTCCGACGTTACAATGGTGGAGAtggtaggtgtgcccaggccaaacagtggagctggacacagggtcagtggcccaaaaagagtgctgaatttttgctgcatatgcttaaaaatgcagagactaatgctgaacttaagggtttagatgtagattctctggtcattgagcatatccaagtgaacaaagcCACCAAGATATGTCGCcgaacttacagagctcatggtcacattaacccatacatgagctccccctgccacattgAGTTGATCCTTCatgaaaaggaacagattgttcccaaaccagaagaagaggtggcacagaagaaaaaaatatcccagaagaaactgaagaaacaaaaacttatggca